In the genome of Deltaproteobacteria bacterium, the window CACACGAGAGCGGTCGATCCCGCGCGAGCCGACGCGGACGTCCCGACCAAGGCGCGCCTGCGCCACGCGGCGATCGAGGCCTGGATGCGCGCGCAGCCGAGCCCCGAGTCGATCGAGGCGCAGCTCGAGCAGGCGGGGCTCTCGATCGGCCGGGTCGTGACGCTCCCCGAAGCGCTGCACGGGCCGATCGCGAGCGAGCGCGGCCTGCTCCAGGAAATCGACGACGGCCGCGGCGGGACGCGCGAGGTGGTGCGCGCGCCGTACTACTTCGACGGCCAGACCTGCCCGGTCCGCCGGCCGGCGCCGTCGCGCGGGCAGCACAACGCCGAGGTCCTGCGCGAGCTGCTCGGCTGGGACGATTCCCGCGTGCGGGAGCTCGAGACCGCGGGCGTGCTCGTCGCGGCGCCCGCGAGCTCGCGCTGAATCAAGGTGCGCCGCCGCCAGGGCCGACCCGCTCCAGACCCTCGCGCGCGAGCGCGGCGAGCGGCGAGCCGGAAGGCTCCGCGCGCAGGACGTCCCGGTAGCCCGCGCGCGCCTCGTCGATCCGGCCCAGGCCTTCGCGCGCCGTCGCGGCGTTGAGACTCGCGGTGGGAAATCCTGGAACCCTCGAGAGCGCGCGCTCCAGGTGGACGAGCGCGTCGGCGAACTCCCCCGCCTGGAGCAGACCCGCGCCGAGATTCGCCTCGAAGCTCGGGTCTCCGGGCCGGAGCGACAGCGCTTCGCGGTAATGCGCGATCGCCTCCGCGCTGCGCCGGTGCGCGACGAACGCGTTTCCGAGATCGTTGTGCGCGTCGGCATGGCGCGGATCGAGCGCCAGCGCGCGCTGAAACGCGGCGATCGCCTCGTCGCCGCGCGCGAGCGCGGCGAGCGCGAGCCCGCGGCTCACGTGCGCGTCGGCGAGCTCGGGGGCGGTGGCGATCACCGCATCGCAGCGCGCGAGCGCGCGCGCCGGATCGCCCGTCTCGCGCAGCGCGTCGGCGAGCTTCAGGCTCGCCTGCGGGAAGTCGGGCGCCGCTGCGACCGCGCGCTCGAGCTCGGCAATCGCCTCGCGCGCGCGGCCGCGCTCGAGCAGCTCGCTCCCCACGCTGAAGTGCGTGATCGCGACGTCGCTCTCCCCGACCAGCGGCAGGTGCGCGAACGCCGCGACGAGCGCGGCGACCGCTCCGAGCCCGAGCGCGCGCCGGAGTTCGCGCGCGCGCAGAGCGTCGAGCAGCGCCGCGATTCCCGCCGCCGCAAACAGCATCAGCGCGGGCACGAGCGTGAACCGGTAGCGCGCGAAGACGAAGAAGAGCGCAACGCTGCCGGCGAGCAGCGCGATCGTCGCCCAGAGCACCCAGAGCCGGCGCGCGTCCCTGCGCGTGGCGAGCACCCCGATCGCCGCGAGCGGAGCGAGCACGCCGAAGCCGAACAAGACGTGCAGTCCGCGTAGAAGCGGCGAGTGCGCCGAGTACGCCGCGATTCCCTCGGTGTCGGGCAGCTCGCGCGCGTTCCAGACCAGCGCCCATTTCCGCGCGAGCAGGCGCAGCCACGCGAGCGGCTGCTCGCGCGCGAAGGCCAGCGCGCGATCCCGGAAGTGATCCGACACCTCGGCGGGCGAGAGCGCGCGTCCCTGCGCCTGCTCGGCGAGCGCTCGCGCGTCGTCGCGCTCGTACAGCGCGCTGCCGCGGCCGGGCCGGAGCGGCTCGTAGCGCCCGGTCGCCCCGGGGTGGTTTCCGATCCAGAGGTTCGGCCCGAGCTGCGAGGTCGTGAGCAGGAAGTGGCCGCCGATCGCCTGGTTGCGAAGGCCGACGGGCAGAAGCGGCAGCGCAAGACCGACGGCGAGCAGACCGAGCGCGAGCAGGCGTCGGGGCGCCGGCCGCTCGGGACCGGCTAGCACGACGAAGACCGCGGCGAGCGGCGCAAGCACCAGCGCGTTCTCGCGCAGCAGCGCCAGGAGTCCTAGCGCGACTCCCGCGCCGAGCGCGACGAGGGGCCGATCCCGATCCACCAGCCGAGCGAACGCGAGCAGCACGAGCGCGGTCGCGAAGCCGTCGAGCGCGGCCTTCTGGATCAGCCCGTCGAAGAAGATCGCGGGCGCGTAGAGCGCGAGCCCGACTCCGGCGAGGATTCCCGTGCGGCGATCGAAGAAGGCCGTGCCGGCAGCGGCCAGAAGCGCGCAGGCGCACGAGCCGAGCCCCGCCTGCACCAGCCGCGCGACCCACGGGCCGTCACCGAAAAGCGTCGCCAGCACGCCGAGGAAGTACGGGTAGAGCGGCGCCTGGTAGAAGACCTCGCGTCCGAGCCAGTCGCCTGCGGCCAGCTCTCTGGCCCAGGCGAGGTACACCCGGGCGTCGCCCACCGGGGTCGTGAAGAGCGCCGTCTCGTGCCAGCTCCACAGGTAGGCGAGCCGCAAAGCGAGCGCGAGCGCGAAGACCCCCCCGTAGGGCGCAAGCGCGCGGAGACGATCGGGAATCGGCATTCCCCCCAAGGATAAGCCGGCCGATTCGCTGTGCTACGCTGCGCGGACGGCCATGAGCGAGCCCTCCCCCGCGACCGAAACGCCGCTGCTCACCGACCGCCGCGAGCGCGCGCTGCGCGACCTGCGCATCTCCGTCACCGATCGCTGCAACTTCCGCTGCCCGTACTGCATGCCCGCGGAGATCTTCGGCGACCGCTACGAGTTCCTGCCCAAGCAGGCGATCCTGTCCTTCGAGGAGATCGAGCGGCTGACGCGGATCTTCCTCGGCCTGGGTGTGCGCAAGATCCGCATCACCGGCGGAGAGCCGCTGGTGCGCGCGCAGCTCCCGGATCTGGTGCGGCGGCTCGCATCGCTCGAGGGCGCACGGGATCTCGCGCTCACGACCAACGGCTTCCTGCTCGCGGACCTGGCCGAGCCGCTCGAGAAGGCGGGGCTGCGAAGAGTGACCGTGAGCCTGGACAGCCTGGACGAGGCCGTCTTCGCGCGCATGAACGGCCGCGGGCTGTCGCTCGAACGCGTGCTCGCGGGGATCGAGGCGGCCGAGCGGGCGGGGCTTGCGCCGATCAAGCTCAACTGCGTGGTCCAGCGCGGCGTGAACGAGGACTCGCTGGTCGCGCTGGTGCGCCGGTTCCGCGGCACCGGACACGTGGTCCGCTTCATCGAGTTCATGGACGTGGGGACGCTGAACCGCTGGGACATGACGCAGGTCGTGCCCGCCGCCGAGATCCGCGACCGGATCGCCGCGGAGTTCCCGCTGGTCCCGCTCGAGCCGAACTACCGCGGCGAGGTCGCGCGGCGCTACGGCTTCGCGGACTCGAGCGGCGAGATCGGCATCATCGCCTCGGTCACCCAGCCGTTCTGCGGCGACTGCACGCGCGCGCGGCTCTCCGCGGACGGGCGGCTCGTCACCTGCCTGTTCGCCTCGACGGGAACCGATCTGAAGACGCCGCTCCGCGCCGGCGCGAGCGACGCGGAGATCGCGCAGATCGCCGCGCGCGTCTGGGGCGGGCGCAGCGACCGCTACTCCGAGGAGCGCGCGGAGAACACGAGCGGCCGCGCGAAGATCCAGATGTACCAGATCGGCGGCTAGGCGCGCCGGAATGGATCCGAGGATCGTCGAAGTTGCGCGCGCGGTCGCCGCGGCCGGTGGGCGCGCGCTGCTGGTCGGCGGCTACGTGCGCGACCGCGTGCGCGGGATCGAGTCCGGCGAAGTCGACATGGAGATCTACGGGCTCGAGCTCGGCCCGCTCGAGCGCCTGCTCGCGCGCTTCGGCGAGGTGATCGCGATCGGCCGCGCCTTCGGCGTTCTGCAGGTGAAGGGCCTCGGCGTGGACTTCGCGCTGCCGCGGCTCGACTCGAAGACCGGCGCGGGCCACAAGGGCTTCGAAGTGCGCTGCGACCCCGGGCTCGACTTCGCGACCGCCGCGCGCCGCCGCGACCTGACGATCAACAGCATGGGGCTCGACCCGCTGACCGGCGAGCTGCTCGACCCGCACGGCGGCGTGCGCGACCCCCGACCGACCCCGCGCACTTTCCGGACGACCCGCTTCGCGGGCTTCGCGTGGCGCAGTTCGCCGCGCGCTTCGAGATGCGCGCCGACCCTGATCTGCTTCGGCTCTGCGCCTCGCTCGACCTCGCCGAGCTCTCGGGCGAGCGGGTGCTCGGGGAGTGGCGCAAGCTGCTCCTGAAGGGCGTGCGACCTTCGCTCGGCACCGAGATCCTGCGCACGACCGGGCTGCTGCGCTTCTTCCCCGAGCTCGCGGCGCTGGCCGGCGTGCCGCAGGATCCGGACTGGCACCCGGAGGGCGACTGCTGGGTGCACAACCAGCTGGT includes:
- the moaA gene encoding GTP 3',8-cyclase MoaA; translated protein: MSEPSPATETPLLTDRRERALRDLRISVTDRCNFRCPYCMPAEIFGDRYEFLPKQAILSFEEIERLTRIFLGLGVRKIRITGGEPLVRAQLPDLVRRLASLEGARDLALTTNGFLLADLAEPLEKAGLRRVTVSLDSLDEAVFARMNGRGLSLERVLAGIEAAERAGLAPIKLNCVVQRGVNEDSLVALVRRFRGTGHVVRFIEFMDVGTLNRWDMTQVVPAAEIRDRIAAEFPLVPLEPNYRGEVARRYGFADSSGEIGIIASVTQPFCGDCTRARLSADGRLVTCLFASTGTDLKTPLRAGASDAEIAQIAARVWGGRSDRYSEERAENTSGRAKIQMYQIGG
- a CDS encoding tetratricopeptide repeat protein codes for the protein MPIPDRLRALAPYGGVFALALALRLAYLWSWHETALFTTPVGDARVYLAWARELAAGDWLGREVFYQAPLYPYFLGVLATLFGDGPWVARLVQAGLGSCACALLAAAGTAFFDRRTGILAGVGLALYAPAIFFDGLIQKAALDGFATALVLLAFARLVDRDRPLVALGAGVALGLLALLRENALVLAPLAAVFVVLAGPERPAPRRLLALGLLAVGLALPLLPVGLRNQAIGGHFLLTTSQLGPNLWIGNHPGATGRYEPLRPGRGSALYERDDARALAEQAQGRALSPAEVSDHFRDRALAFAREQPLAWLRLLARKWALVWNARELPDTEGIAAYSAHSPLLRGLHVLFGFGVLAPLAAIGVLATRRDARRLWVLWATIALLAGSVALFFVFARYRFTLVPALMLFAAAGIAALLDALRARELRRALGLGAVAALVAAFAHLPLVGESDVAITHFSVGSELLERGRAREAIAELERAVAAAPDFPQASLKLADALRETGDPARALARCDAVIATAPELADAHVSRGLALAALARGDEAIAAFQRALALDPRHADAHNDLGNAFVAHRRSAEAIAHYREALSLRPGDPSFEANLGAGLLQAGEFADALVHLERALSRVPGFPTASLNAATAREGLGRIDEARAGYRDVLRAEPSGSPLAALAREGLERVGPGGGAP